The following proteins are co-located in the Pedobacter sp. FW305-3-2-15-E-R2A2 genome:
- a CDS encoding STM3941 family protein: MEIYSSKKKSFLLLIGATFFVIMGILMVMKVGNDSAYRVQSPAFIKGVGIASILFFGLGIYVSIRQLIKNHLMLIVDEKGLHLNPNKSSSVQIAWDDIQGFSEIKIHRTKLVIIDLHLSGNWIEKEQNKMRKQLMRFNVNNYGSPFSLSAQFMQINHDELMKILTENLDKYQ, translated from the coding sequence ATGGAAATATATTCGAGCAAGAAAAAGTCTTTTCTACTGTTAATCGGGGCAACGTTTTTTGTAATTATGGGGATTTTGATGGTGATGAAAGTGGGAAATGACAGCGCATACCGCGTACAAAGTCCAGCCTTTATAAAAGGCGTAGGAATTGCCTCAATTCTGTTTTTCGGATTGGGCATCTATGTTTCCATCAGACAGTTGATCAAAAATCATTTGATGCTTATCGTTGATGAAAAAGGATTACACCTCAACCCGAATAAATCTTCATCAGTGCAGATCGCATGGGATGATATCCAGGGATTCTCAGAAATTAAAATTCACCGCACAAAACTGGTAATTATTGATTTACACCTTTCAGGAAATTGGATTGAAAAGGAGCAAAATAAAATGCGGAAGCAGCTGATGAGGTTTAATGTAAATAATTACGGATCGCCCTTTAGCCTTTCCGCACAATTTATGCAGATCAATCACGATGAGCTGATGAAAATACTGACCGAAAATTTGGATAAATATCAATAA
- a CDS encoding AraC family transcriptional regulator — protein MSINVGKDYGAWKKVGGNFEPFSNQGQFIKESRDRYNFSFSDAEFLQITTPDLYIVYGDISFKQRQIYFSPNNDKRDMIKLRFTLSGNGTIYNEVNKQRYIFNSNQQNIIYMPELDGTGEYDTNSNYRFFEVQFAKEKFLQLAENSNRPLQVLADHMDAGRYSQMAEQNLPISWAMQNCMHDILNCRYTEGLKLLLIESKCTELLVLQAGAFERAATKNENLPLQSAYDKDCIYYARDYLIQNIQEPPSIAQLAKVCGINEFKLKKGFKELFNKSIFGYLSDHKLNYARQLLLEGTPIKSVAFQSGYSSVPHFSNAFKKKFAVSPGKLNV, from the coding sequence ATGTCAATTAATGTTGGTAAAGATTATGGGGCCTGGAAAAAAGTAGGTGGGAATTTCGAACCCTTTTCTAATCAGGGACAATTCATTAAAGAAAGCAGAGACCGGTACAATTTTTCTTTTAGCGATGCGGAATTCCTGCAGATCACCACTCCGGATCTTTATATCGTATATGGGGACATTTCATTCAAACAGCGTCAAATCTATTTCAGTCCCAACAATGATAAACGGGATATGATTAAGTTGCGTTTCACCCTATCTGGTAATGGAACCATATATAACGAGGTGAACAAGCAACGCTATATCTTTAATTCCAACCAGCAAAACATCATTTATATGCCTGAACTGGATGGTACAGGTGAATATGATACGAACAGTAATTACCGTTTCTTTGAAGTCCAATTTGCTAAAGAAAAGTTTTTGCAACTCGCCGAAAACTCGAACAGGCCACTTCAGGTTTTAGCTGACCATATGGATGCAGGACGTTATTCGCAAATGGCTGAACAAAACCTGCCGATCTCCTGGGCCATGCAAAACTGTATGCATGATATCCTCAATTGTAGGTATACAGAAGGATTAAAACTACTGCTGATCGAGTCGAAATGCACAGAATTACTGGTGCTTCAGGCCGGGGCTTTTGAAAGGGCTGCCACTAAAAATGAAAACTTACCCTTGCAATCCGCTTATGATAAAGATTGTATTTATTATGCCCGGGATTACCTGATTCAGAACATCCAGGAGCCCCCTTCTATTGCGCAGCTTGCAAAGGTATGCGGCATTAATGAATTTAAATTGAAGAAAGGGTTTAAGGAATTGTTTAATAAAAGCATATTCGGTTATTTAAGTGACCACAAGCTAAACTACGCCAGGCAACTCCTGCTGGAGGGTACGCCGATAAAGTCTGTGGCATTTCAATCGGGTTATTCCTCCGTTCCACATTTTAGCAATGCATTTAAGAAGAAGTTTGCCGTTTCGCCAGGGAAGCTGAACGTATAA
- a CDS encoding FecR family protein, giving the protein MKSAYKNYFRDILAKYRQHKSSLEETKFLETYYDMFEVNEDLINSENEPLFSELKEDIKAKIDQQIAGPKVKKLNYGWLKYAAAVLLLVSVSIYFFSDQQKSDPITQMDAAISPGGNNAILTLANGKKIALNDAAKGEISNQSGISVSKSKDGELIYTVVSREGDELSENTHNTISTPNGGQYTIILSDGTKVMLNSASSMTFPTSFKAADRRVELNGEAYFEVAKDKNKRFRVISGLQTVEVLGTHFNVNAYGDEKIIKTTLLEGAVKVFTAKKSVLIEPGEQAVLDKVDENSIAKHLVNINKETSWINGIFSFEGDDLKSVMRQVARWYDVNVIYVGPISEEKYFGEISRNSKLSEVIKILELNNVKFEVAGKTIKVSYDQRTPPQ; this is encoded by the coding sequence ATGAAAAGCGCTTACAAAAATTATTTTAGAGATATTCTTGCAAAATACAGGCAGCATAAGAGCAGTTTGGAGGAAACGAAGTTCCTGGAAACTTATTATGATATGTTTGAGGTCAATGAAGACCTGATTAATTCAGAAAACGAACCCTTGTTTTCTGAATTAAAAGAGGACATCAAGGCAAAGATAGACCAGCAAATTGCCGGGCCAAAGGTAAAGAAGCTAAACTATGGATGGCTCAAATACGCAGCAGCAGTATTGTTGTTGGTTTCCGTTTCCATTTATTTCTTTTCTGACCAGCAAAAGAGTGATCCTATCACTCAAATGGATGCTGCCATTAGTCCCGGGGGTAATAATGCTATTCTTACACTGGCTAATGGAAAGAAAATTGCGTTAAATGATGCCGCCAAAGGCGAAATTTCTAATCAATCGGGCATTAGCGTCAGTAAATCTAAGGATGGGGAACTGATTTATACCGTTGTTTCCAGGGAAGGTGATGAATTAAGCGAAAATACACACAATACCATTTCTACACCTAATGGCGGGCAATATACCATCATACTTTCAGATGGGACTAAAGTGATGCTGAACTCGGCTTCGTCCATGACCTTCCCGACCTCTTTTAAAGCGGCAGACCGTAGGGTTGAATTAAATGGGGAGGCCTATTTTGAAGTGGCTAAAGATAAAAACAAGCGGTTCAGGGTGATTTCCGGCTTGCAGACTGTAGAGGTATTAGGCACCCATTTCAATGTCAATGCCTATGGAGATGAAAAAATCATAAAAACAACATTGCTGGAAGGTGCGGTAAAAGTATTTACTGCTAAAAAATCAGTTTTAATTGAACCGGGAGAACAGGCCGTGCTGGATAAGGTGGATGAAAATTCTATTGCCAAACACCTGGTCAATATCAATAAAGAAACTTCCTGGATCAATGGCATTTTCTCTTTTGAAGGGGATGACCTTAAATCTGTCATGCGGCAGGTTGCGAGATGGTACGATGTCAATGTCATATATGTGGGCCCGATCAGTGAAGAAAAATATTTCGGAGAGATCTCCAGAAACAGTAAACTTTCAGAAGTGATTAAAATATTGGAACTCAATAATGTAAAATTTGAGGTTGCAGGGAAAACCATCAAAGTATCGTATGACCAACGAACTCCTCCGCAATAG
- a CDS encoding methyltransferase domain-containing protein has translation MEEQIDFIKEAGKKNTTDVSPFSRTMISKTLDQLELADHALVLEIGFKSREYLPFLFKKATGISYYGNHISETLVVAASSAPALKINGGTAQFSHAKEDGKLDFGNNFFDGCFTVNTIYFWKDPVSHLKEIYRVLRIGEKLSLSFIDKKNGAELPWTQADFNFYDINEVKTFFKKAGFVNIEVRQMTEEVTGQDGKGMIRPFINVVGKR, from the coding sequence ATGGAAGAGCAGATAGATTTTATTAAAGAAGCAGGCAAGAAAAATACGACTGACGTTTCGCCTTTTAGTCGTACGATGATTTCCAAAACCCTGGATCAGCTGGAATTAGCCGACCATGCTTTGGTTTTGGAAATCGGCTTTAAAAGCAGGGAATATCTTCCGTTTCTTTTTAAAAAAGCTACAGGAATTAGTTATTACGGCAATCATATTTCTGAAACGTTGGTAGTGGCGGCTTCATCAGCCCCAGCATTAAAAATAAATGGGGGGACAGCCCAATTTAGCCATGCAAAAGAAGATGGTAAGTTGGATTTTGGAAATAATTTCTTTGATGGTTGCTTTACCGTAAATACCATTTATTTCTGGAAGGATCCCGTGTCTCATTTAAAGGAAATATATCGTGTGCTACGGATCGGAGAAAAACTTAGTTTGTCATTTATAGACAAGAAAAATGGAGCAGAGCTGCCCTGGACACAGGCCGATTTTAATTTTTATGATATTAATGAGGTCAAAACGTTTTTCAAGAAAGCAGGTTTCGTAAATATTGAAGTCAGACAAATGACCGAAGAAGTAACTGGTCAGGATGGGAAAGGAATGATCAGGCCTTTTATTAATGTAGTTGGGAAGAGATGA
- a CDS encoding sigma-70 family RNA polymerase sigma factor codes for MYADSLNSSGDDELLLQLSEGSKPAFDILYNRYWRLVFNTAFKRLNDMERSQDIAQDVFVQLWIRGTRTPIENLPAYLNVAARNGVFKHLEKEGRYAALPDTVGELEGTQGDADAKILHKEFLQAFHQLIDSLPAQQRIIFKMRFEEDLSSQEIANRLQISPKTVRNQLGKALNTLRTSLMLFYTLVLYCQTR; via the coding sequence ATGTACGCTGACAGTTTAAATAGTTCCGGGGACGATGAGCTTTTGCTCCAACTGAGTGAAGGGAGCAAGCCTGCTTTTGATATTTTGTATAACAGGTACTGGAGGCTTGTTTTTAATACGGCCTTTAAAAGGTTGAATGATATGGAACGGTCTCAGGATATTGCTCAGGATGTATTTGTCCAGCTTTGGATCAGGGGCACAAGGACTCCAATTGAAAATCTTCCGGCTTATTTAAATGTGGCTGCCAGAAATGGGGTGTTCAAACATTTGGAGAAAGAAGGAAGATATGCAGCGCTTCCTGATACAGTAGGTGAATTAGAAGGTACCCAGGGTGATGCCGATGCAAAAATTTTACATAAGGAGTTTCTTCAAGCCTTTCATCAGCTCATAGATAGTCTTCCTGCACAACAACGTATTATCTTTAAAATGCGCTTTGAAGAAGACTTAAGTAGTCAGGAAATTGCGAATAGACTACAAATTTCACCAAAAACAGTAAGAAATCAATTAGGTAAGGCATTAAATACGCTTAGAACTTCACTAATGCTGTTTTATACCCTTGTTTTATATTGTCAGACGCGATAA
- a CDS encoding SusC/RagA family TonB-linked outer membrane protein, whose product MKLTAILLLIGTMHIYAASYSQNVTVSRKNTTLETVFKDIKKQTGYLFFYSGKVNLNRQILNVELKNVPLEEALKACLTDQNLTFNIVDKTIVVRNEVVGNTTETASNRIDITGKVIDPQNQLGIPGVNITVKGNKNIRSQTNSKGEFKIDAQPGDILVFTYIGYKEKEVKVGDAKFLTVSMEDQVNQMSDVIVTGYQTIKKESYTGNAIVIKGEDLQRTNPQNVLKAIQTFDPSFRLLDNNLAGSDPNALPRINVRGATALPGIPANRDDVLDRNNLSSSFNLPAFILDGFEVSLQKVMDLDVNRVASITLLKDAAATAVYGSRAANGVMVITTKAPVAGKLQLGYNYELTFSGADLSGYQVLNAKDKIAYEQLAGMYRTGGSSGDTPQDVLDAQLFSRLRNVASGVDTYWLSQPLRNSYAQKHALNAQGGDQNFRYGIDMRYQTQPGVMKGATRDRFSGGMNFTYNPSPRLILRNDLSINQTNAVNSPYGSFSTYALMNPYFPKADSTGRIIQELANWRVNTFRNQDNQYKNVYVFNPLFEAGLNNFDKESYLEIIDAFSADYKLSPSLRIKGLISLNQTNSKSDLFRSPSSNEFYDYATDKLNNRGTYRYTTTNRTAVDGNLTINYNKQVADNFFNLVLGANVLSAKSDFKSVEAQGFSNDRFTNIGFARIYKENSGPGGNVLISRTAGAFFSGNYSYKNKYLFDGSFRMEGSSAFGSNKRFAPFWAVGTGWNIHNEEFLKGSAVISQLRLKASTGTLGSVGFEPYMSRSMYGYYSQNWYSTGIGAAQLGYGNSNLQWQKTKTYDAGLDIGLFKDRVVLSPRYYYKLTKGLITDISLAPSTGFTTYKENLGDMANKGYEIYLTANAINTSGWNVNITGNLAHNTNTLVKLSNSLKVLNSKIDDLQNDPAYNENAANGLISMPLLRYNEGQSLNTIYAVKSLGIDPENGKEIYVKRDGTLTYDYDIKDTQPVGNTTPKVAGNLGSNISYKNFMVSFSFYYRMGGQIYNQTLVDRIENADPRFNVDRRALSQRWLKPGDPALYKNIQDLSLTRASSRFIQKENLIELQSVYLSYDFKKDFVRKAGFQSLRTALTMNDIFRASTVEIERGIDSPFARSITFSLQATF is encoded by the coding sequence ATGAAATTAACTGCTATTTTATTACTGATCGGGACGATGCATATATATGCCGCCAGCTATTCACAAAACGTTACTGTTTCCAGAAAAAACACCACACTTGAAACCGTTTTCAAGGATATAAAAAAACAAACCGGCTATCTGTTTTTCTACAGTGGGAAGGTGAACCTGAACAGGCAGATACTAAATGTTGAATTGAAAAATGTCCCCCTGGAAGAGGCGCTTAAAGCATGTCTTACTGATCAGAATTTAACCTTTAACATCGTCGATAAGACCATTGTTGTTCGAAATGAGGTGGTTGGCAATACGACCGAAACTGCCAGCAACCGGATCGACATTACAGGAAAAGTGATTGACCCCCAAAACCAGCTTGGAATTCCTGGTGTAAATATTACCGTCAAGGGGAATAAGAATATCAGGTCTCAGACCAATAGCAAAGGGGAGTTCAAAATTGATGCACAACCGGGCGATATCCTCGTGTTTACTTATATCGGATATAAGGAAAAGGAAGTAAAAGTGGGCGATGCCAAGTTTCTAACCGTGAGCATGGAAGATCAGGTAAACCAGATGAGTGATGTCATTGTTACCGGTTACCAAACGATCAAAAAAGAGAGTTATACCGGGAATGCCATCGTGATTAAGGGCGAAGACCTGCAAAGAACCAATCCGCAAAACGTGCTGAAAGCCATTCAGACATTTGATCCATCCTTCAGATTGTTGGACAATAACCTGGCCGGATCAGATCCAAATGCCCTGCCAAGAATCAATGTGAGGGGGGCTACCGCATTACCTGGCATACCGGCTAACAGGGATGATGTATTGGACCGGAACAATTTGTCCAGTTCTTTTAACCTGCCGGCCTTTATATTGGATGGATTTGAAGTTTCCCTGCAAAAAGTAATGGACCTTGATGTGAACCGCGTTGCCTCCATTACCTTACTTAAGGATGCTGCCGCAACGGCTGTTTACGGATCGAGAGCGGCCAATGGCGTGATGGTGATCACCACCAAAGCCCCTGTAGCGGGAAAACTGCAATTGGGATACAACTATGAACTTACTTTTTCAGGAGCGGATCTTTCCGGTTATCAGGTGCTCAATGCCAAAGATAAAATTGCGTATGAGCAGCTTGCCGGGATGTACAGAACAGGCGGATCAAGCGGCGATACTCCACAGGATGTATTGGATGCACAGTTGTTTTCCAGGTTAAGAAACGTCGCCAGTGGGGTAGATACCTATTGGTTGTCGCAGCCGCTTCGCAATAGTTACGCACAGAAACACGCGCTGAATGCCCAGGGCGGGGACCAGAATTTCCGTTATGGCATTGACATGAGGTACCAGACCCAGCCAGGGGTCATGAAAGGGGCTACAAGAGATCGGTTTAGCGGGGGGATGAATTTCACCTATAATCCTTCTCCCAGACTGATCCTGAGAAATGACCTTTCCATCAACCAAACCAATGCCGTGAATTCGCCCTATGGCAGTTTTTCTACCTATGCGCTGATGAACCCTTATTTTCCTAAAGCCGACAGCACCGGCCGGATCATTCAGGAACTGGCAAACTGGCGGGTAAATACCTTCAGAAACCAGGACAATCAATATAAAAATGTCTATGTATTTAACCCCTTGTTTGAGGCCGGGTTAAACAATTTCGATAAGGAATCCTATCTGGAAATCATCGATGCCTTTTCTGCTGATTATAAACTGTCGCCCAGTCTGCGGATTAAAGGATTGATCAGTTTAAATCAAACCAATTCAAAATCTGATTTATTTCGTTCCCCTTCCAGCAATGAATTTTACGATTATGCGACAGATAAGCTGAATAACAGAGGAACTTACCGGTACACTACGACAAACAGAACTGCCGTTGACGGAAATTTGACCATCAATTACAACAAACAGGTTGCAGACAATTTCTTCAATTTGGTACTTGGGGCGAATGTCCTTTCTGCCAAGTCTGATTTTAAATCTGTGGAAGCTCAGGGATTTTCTAACGACCGGTTTACGAATATCGGTTTTGCCAGGATCTATAAAGAAAATTCCGGACCTGGTGGCAATGTGCTCATCAGCAGAACGGCGGGAGCCTTCTTTTCCGGTAACTATTCCTATAAAAACAAATACCTGTTCGATGGATCTTTCAGGATGGAGGGGTCTTCAGCGTTTGGATCAAATAAGCGTTTTGCACCTTTCTGGGCGGTAGGAACCGGATGGAACATTCATAATGAAGAATTCCTTAAGGGATCCGCAGTAATTAGTCAGCTGAGGTTAAAGGCGAGTACAGGAACGCTTGGTTCCGTAGGATTTGAACCATACATGTCCAGATCCATGTACGGCTACTATTCGCAGAACTGGTATTCTACCGGTATCGGAGCAGCTCAGCTTGGCTATGGCAACAGTAATTTGCAGTGGCAGAAAACCAAAACCTATGATGCAGGACTGGACATCGGCTTGTTTAAAGATCGAGTAGTCCTTTCCCCACGCTATTATTACAAACTTACCAAAGGTCTGATTACGGACATCAGCCTTGCGCCGTCTACAGGTTTCACTACGTATAAAGAAAACCTGGGCGATATGGCCAATAAAGGATACGAGATCTACCTTACCGCCAATGCGATTAATACTTCGGGTTGGAACGTGAACATTACCGGTAACCTGGCCCACAATACCAATACCTTGGTAAAACTGTCCAATTCCTTAAAAGTGCTGAACAGTAAGATCGACGATCTTCAGAATGACCCTGCCTACAATGAGAATGCTGCAAACGGCTTAATCTCCATGCCTTTGCTGCGGTATAACGAAGGCCAGTCGCTGAATACGATCTATGCCGTAAAATCTTTAGGAATTGACCCGGAAAATGGCAAAGAGATCTATGTAAAAAGAGATGGAACTTTAACCTACGACTATGACATTAAAGACACTCAGCCGGTAGGGAATACCACACCTAAGGTAGCGGGTAATCTTGGCAGTAACATCAGCTATAAGAATTTCATGGTCAGTTTTAGCTTTTACTACCGCATGGGCGGACAGATTTATAACCAGACCCTGGTAGACCGAATTGAAAATGCTGATCCCCGGTTTAATGTAGACCGGAGGGCATTGTCGCAAAGATGGCTTAAGCCGGGAGATCCTGCTTTATACAAGAATATACAAGATCTTTCTTTAACCAGAGCGAGTTCAAGGTTTATTCAAAAAGAGAACTTGATAGAGCTGCAGTCGGTTTACCTGTCGTATGATTTTAAAAAGGATTTTGTACGCAAAGCAGGATTCCAGAGCTTAAGAACAGCGCTTACCATGAATGATATTTTCAGGGCATCGACTGTAGAAATAGAGCGGGGTATCGATTCACCCTTCGCCAGAAGCATTACATTTTCTTTACAGGCCACCTTCTAA